One window from the genome of Anopheles merus strain MAF chromosome 3R, AmerM5.1, whole genome shotgun sequence encodes:
- the LOC121596413 gene encoding uncharacterized protein LOC121596413, which translates to MAKLIANSIIKFTLRLSLLQLAIASSGAVVTVTGEDVQNGRAPTEAYFSMINDYEDVHPAQKLQDRSDAFALSSDRRSVVECGGVYKRLQSEIRSPGFPADYQGHLHCEYTFKSPFVCSSQYHFQFLDFSLEPSRNCSKDRLVIGEEEVLCGTVIGSKLYDAPGGVLRVKFVTDGWSSGRGFRLLVTRQPCSEDNEAAESSTAYTVYTTIQVADETESSGEEGATERPESISNDVKHVSSRQDIPPEFNPGGNGYLPPVSPSTPVYPSQPYPPQTFPCSQVPCSYPPWGCSVPTVPPFVPPQPPRFPCDPRVQSCGPTYPYYPPYPQPVPVQPPAPGCPTSPCEPVPQYPQYPSYYPGYPTVSGGTEGTTSLGAPAPPGYAPARETESRPEFPEPTTERTPAGVEPENQVSFVPGLGPACCRNAFNQRRFYLSSANFPSPVTPNQDCVVQVQRHSPLTCRLVISFKFFLFGNDQYPGCAGGFVEIDGQRICGCRTGQVYRTADFGPYPSKTIRIYSRAGRFPTVPGFVLDVYQEECPQRFPLKRSDGTDRERMVERPVRNRLSFEMARAEGRQLATAVPVHTVQTTNTTQQQITHHYYWYNLDEAEPIKRPQDVPNVAAQESQQQPAALHQRPVGLWPHSQKIVPLPPAMPAVGPNRCLFSTLDWLRLKLDWLWIFKPVCLA; encoded by the coding sequence ATGGCAAAGCTAATCGCAAACTCAATTATAAAGTTCACGCTACGGTTGAGCTTATTACAACTCGCCATCGCGTCATCCGGCGCTGTCGTCACGGTTACGGGTGAGGATGTTCAGAACGGGCGTGCGCCAACCGAAGCCTACTTCAGCATGATCAATGACTACGAAGATGTGCATCCCGCGCAGAAGCTCCAGGACCGTTCGGATGCGTTTGCACTGTCGAGCGATCGTCGCAGTGTGGTAGAGTGTGGTGGCGTTTACAAACGATTGCAGAGTGAGATCCGATCGCCTGGTTTCCCTGCAGACTACCAGGGACATCTACACTGCGAGTACACGTTCAAGTCACCGTTCGTTTGCAGCAGTCAGTATCACTTCCAGTTTTTGGACTTTTCACTGGAACCTTCGCGCAACTGCAGCAAGGACCGGCTAGTGATCGGTGAGGAGGAAGTGCTGTGCGGTACGGTGATCGGATCGAAGCTATACGATGCACCGGGTGGTGTGTTGCGGGTAAAGTTTGTGACCGATGGATGGAGCTCGGGACGTGGCTTTCGGTTGCTGGTTACCCGTCAGCCCTGTAGCGAGGACAATGAGGCGGCAGAGTCTTCAACGGCGTACACCGTGTACACGACGATCCAAGTTGCGGATGAGACAGAATCGAGCGGAGAAGAGGGTGCCACAGAGCGACCGGAAAGCATCTCGAATGATGTGAAGCATGTGAGCAGTCGTCAGGATATACCGCCAGAGTTTAACCCGGGAGGGAATGGATACTTGCCACCGGTAAGCCCTTCCACTCCAGTCTATCCATCACAGCCGTATCCACCACAAACGTTCCCGTGCTCTCAAGTGCCTTGTTCCTATCCACCGTGGGGATGTTCGGTGCCTACAGTTCCTCCATTTGTACCACCACAACCTCCAAGATTTCCGTGCGATCCGAGAGTTCAATCCTGTGGACCTACGTACCCTTATTATCCACCCTATCCGCAACCCGTTCCAGTACAACCACCAGCTCCAGGATGTCCTACATCACCTTGTGAACCTGTCCCACAGTACCCGCAATATCCTTCCTATTACCCAGGATATCCAACGGTTTCGGGAGGCACGGAAGGCACCACATCGCTCGGAGCACCAGCTCCACCTGGGTACGCACCAGCACGGGAAACGGAATCACGACCTGAATTCCCCGAACCGACGACGGAACGCACTCCAGCTGGCGTTGAGCCCGAAAATCAAGTTTCATTCGTCCCTGGACTCGGCCCTGCGTGCTGCCGGAACGCTTTCAACCAGCGCCGATTCTACCTTTCCAGTGCGAACTTCCCCTCCCCGGTCACCCCCAATCAGGACTGTGTGGTGCAGGTACAGCGGCACTCCCCACTCACCTGCCGGCTGGTAATCAGCTTCAAGTTTTTCCTCTTCGGCAACGACCAGTATCCGGGCTGTGCCGGTGGGTTTGTGGAGATCGATGGACAGCGCATCTGCGGCTGCCGGACGGGGCAAGTCTACCGGACGGCTGACTTTGGGCCTTATCCAAGCAAAACCATTCGCATCTACTCCCGCGCCGGACGGTTCCCCACCGTACCGGGCTTTGTGTTGGACGTTTATCAGGAGGAGTGTCCACAACGGTTCCCACTGAAACGAAGCGATGGAACCGATAGGGAGCGCATGGTAGAGCGTCCGGTGCGGAATAGGCTGAGCTTCGAAATGGCACGTGCGGAGGGTCGTCAGTTGGCGACGGCCGTTCCGGTCCATACCGTTCAAACGACCAACACAACGCAACAACAAATCACTCACCATTACTACTGGTACAATCTGGACGAAGCGGAACCAATCAAACGCCCGCAGGACGTCCCAAACGTGGCGGCCCAGGAAAGTCAACAGCAGCCCGCGGCGCTTCATCAACGACCTGTGGGGCTGTGGCCCCATTCTCAGAAGATTGTACCGCTTCCACCGGCAATGCCGGCCGTCGGACCGAACCGATGCCTCTTCTCCACGCTCGATTGGCTTCGATTAAAGCTGGACTGGCTGTGGATCTTTAAGCCGGTGTGTTTAGCCTAG